The stretch of DNA TCCAAATCTGCAGTGTAGTGTCAATTTGTCATATATCGTGAAATTCGTCGTTTGGTTTTGGTGATGTGTTTCAATCGACgagttgaaaaataaattaagttaattaaacttttattatgtcGGTATTTTAGCGTTATTCTAATCTCAgtcaaaaatgaattttaacgCTTCAAGGAACGGTAAGTTTTATACGATCCTACCAAATGttatcaaatacaatattaatctattaaaaattttgtCGGTAACCTGTAGGTTTGGAAGATATGTTGGGCATAGTATCTTCTCATCCATAGAATCATAGCTTAAACTCcgcttattttaattgtttgtcaTATTTGTGAGGTTGTACAGCTTAAGTACTATAACAGgtgctacatatattttactgtaCAGATTTAAATATAGCAAAACAAGTTCAAAGAAAATGTTTATATCATATCCTGTACTTAAAACATGTAATTGTTAAGTTTGGAATTACTTAACAATAGCAGTATGAAACATACTTGTATTCTATTCTATTAAGAAAGTCTATAGTATGAAGACCTTCATaagtcaataattaaaaaacaattctttATGTATTCTGTttgattattgaaaaaataaaagacttattagtatttattgtcAAGCTACTTTTCTCAAAGTTGTTTATGGAAAACACACTAATAGATAAgatcatttgtataaattaataataaccacATGAAGTACTGATActacatttcatttcattacagTCGGTCAGGCAAGTGGCCCCCGTAAGGCCAAAAGGGTGAGCGATGTATCAGTGATGGGGGCTCCAAGTCCAGTCCAAGCATTTAGTCCTCCCGGTACCTTTGAACAAGGTTATGCACCAGCAGGACCGCCACCCCCTTACCAACAGGGTATCCAATTGGATCCCAATCAGGACTTCGGATCTCCTGCCCCTGCACCGGCTCCTCCTGGAAGTGAGTATTGATTGACTGAagtaatataagataatattaaactgCATGGCTGTAGCACAGTAACACATAAATATAAGAACCAATCAGTAGAGCCTAATAAGGGAATATTTGTTAAGCACAATGTTTTATTAAGTAACcatacaataaaacattaataaagggAAGGGTGATATGAGTTTCATcataatttgaattgatttcaTGTATACAACAAACCAATCAAATTATTTAGAATGATGTGAGTGTTATACTTACACTAATATAGTTATTTACACATTGACCAgttcaaatgtttatttattcacacTTCAGGGTTTCTAATgatcttttatatattgttattatatgaatagattAACTGTATTTAGcatgtataatgttatatatatacatatatttttaatgaaaaaaaaaaaaatttaatgtattttttattactatgtaaattttatttaaatttacatttacttttagATTTTGGTTATATGCCTGGATACCCACAGACCATGCCGACACCAGCAAATATAGGTTCTATGATACAGCAACCTATTATTCAGGTAATATTCctcttttataatgtaatatgaatgatacattaatttctttttgttcAAATTTCCTTATATTTTCCAATTGGATCTCTGCTCAAAAGATATTTTCGAAACATCTTAACACCAACTGATAAGGGTTTAAACTCAATTTAAAACGGAGCCATGCcatttctaaataaaacaagttacaacggattttaatcgcgtatattaattattttggacatcccgacgtttcgagcacatTACAGCGTTCGTGTAACACACGGCTACccgtataactagttttatttaaatcctactactattataaaggcgaaagtttgtatgtatggatgtatggatgtttgttactctttcacgtaaaaactactgaatggatttgaatgaaactttaccacaatatagcttatacatcagaataacacataggctacaatttttgaggtttctaatgtgaggtcgtaaaaaacacattttttgcgcttacattgcaaacgctgactgaatcctacaagataaatcaaaacaatgtactacagtattgtacaacttaaaaaggtctacaaaaaagtccgtgatggtatatgtttatctcttaggaataacccgcaataaccattttttatcctatactttgtacgagaaataatgacttatttacgaagcgaatttaagcgattactagactagacgggacgaacctgaagtccacgcgaacgaagtcgcgggcaaaagctagtgtgtaataatcgcgagaATCTATGGCAACACCATGCCATTTCCCCTGAGTCACCGCATCGTGTCGGCAGGACATGGCGATGCAGTACGGCAACCAGCTGGCGGCGCAGGGTCGCGAGGCCGTGTCGCGCGAGCTGGGCCGCTTCGTGCCCGTGTCGCGCCTGCGCTACTACTTCGCCGTCGACACGCGATACGTGCTGCGGAAACTCATACTCATCCTGTTCCCCTACACGCACAAGGTGCGGCTATAtcgacgacgacctccatggtcgagtggtgtgtacaccggttttcatgggtacgccacgctgaggtcccgggttcgattcccggccgagtcgatgtagattaccattagttttctatgttgtcttgggtctgggtgtttgtggtaccgtcgttacttctgatttccataacacaagtgctttagctacttacattgggatcagagtaatgtatgtgatgttgtctcatatttatatattatttatttatttatatatttatatatctaattggctttttgacttatttttcaattccattttatattacttagtagaggttaaggaacccagtaaaagattgatatttttaattctagtacatatttgccgaaaaatatcgtattaaaaattccatatttaaatagcgcgcaaaaacgctacttggacaatatggcgctgcaatggggtcggtgacgtcactttgctgtattttaatctgtggtacatatagtagaaaagcaaagtttacaagaaagtgacggcatcataagcccggccaatcaggagcgttttgtgtcacgtgacaaacgtttgaaaaaatgcatttttatttattgatttttgaataaattaagtattattttcaactttcgttagtaaataaccatttttaaactcataatctacactgattacaataattcacaatttatttttcgcatcgtCAAATAGTACTTTACACATATATCTGTACCACAAGATATTAGAGATATAAAAACGTgggcttttatatatattaagtaagcTGTTATTTTGGATGGACACGAAATGTATAAATGTAGTTTTTCTCAATTGgtgtattatacattttttctttgTGATGAAACTGAAGCCTCTTTTACACAACtaaagataatttttataaaaaaatgcggAAATATTTTAAGGTGTTTTAACTTGTGACGCAAAAGATTAAAATGggcaatataataacaatttgttctttttaacaatatttcttaaataatttttcgaTTAGGCTATCATCATTAGCTCATCGTGTCCTTAAGTTTAAGTAGAATCATCCTTGcaacaaaattttaaagtatttgcaggcttaattttaatcgtttattAAGAAACACTGGCAATAATGTTAAATGTAATACGTTCCAGGAATGGATGGTGAAGTACGACCAGGAGAGCCCAGTGCAGCCGCGGTATGACGTCAACGCGCCCGACCTCTACATCCCCTCCATGGGGTATGTCACCTACGTGCTCCTCGCTGGGTTCATGCTAGGTACTGCTCACACCTCGCTACTCATATTAGGAGTTCAGTTCAGATATTAAGGAAGACTTcacaatatattcaatatattacttggtggtagggctttgtgcaagcccgtctgggtaggtaccacccactcatcagttattctaccgccaaacaacagtactcagtattattgtgttccggtctgaagggtgagtgagccagtgtaactacaggcacaagggacataacatcttagttcccaaggttggtggcgcattgacgatgtaaggagtagttaataattcttacagcgttaaggtctatgggcgatggtgaccacttaccatcaggtggcccatatgctcgtccgccaacctatactataaaaaaaaaaaaaaaaaattcaaaatatttaatttattaatataagaattaacaacattaaatgcttaaatatatatatacaaatatgaactaaaactagttaatgtataaatcttgaccgcgtggaatggtggcaagaatgctagcagcatttcccctttgaatcgcaattccgttcctctgggcaaacgaaccagccctcctgtcaccagtggaggcaatgaggcgaggtgttatacttttgattaacctttttgcaccactactccaagggccaagcgtttcgaaaTATTGGAAAATAACTTCTATATTGATTTTCAATGATTGACAACTCGTGCTCATTTGTGATAGAAATTCAGATCAAAGAGTTCCTATACAAAATTAACTATAGGATAAATGGAAACCCACTGGATATGACTACAAGTAGTAGTGATTAAGCACTTCTAAATGATAGAAATTTGTACAATATGACTTTTagtcaagtttatttaatactaaaattcttcattttaaaagtgactttttgattaatatatgtttgagatgaaatattaaaaagatcaGTGAATACTTAAAGCACTTGTGACTAATCTGGCTAACAGCTCCGTGAACTATATTTACAGCTTGCTAGCGATAGATGTCATTGATTGAAAATGACATTTTCCAGACacactaaaaattatataatgtgtaTTAATATCTCAtgcaaaactataaaataaaattatagttaaaaaaacttCCCTagttaaatttatgaaatgttcTATGATAACATTTACTAATATTTCGCTGTCAACAGTAATattacatcaaatatatttttctaatttcagGCATCCAACATAGATTCTCCCCGGAACAGATTAGTATACAGGCATCAAGTGCTCTGGCTTACATAATATTCGAAATGGTGCTGTACCTGATGACGCTGTACATCACCAACACCACGACGGCGCTTAAGACCCTGGACCTGCTGGCTTTCTCCGGCTACAAGTACACGACAATGATAGCGAGCTTGCTGGCTGCATTGCTCCTGGGCAGTATGGGGTACTACTGCAGCCTCGTGTACTGCAGCTTGGCTCTTTCATTCTTTCTGGTGAGTTTGATTTGTAATCTTTGCGTCCACCGTACGATTCGTCCAGACCGAACACTAGTATATGCAATGAGGtccaaaataaactatttaatttatattaattaaaaggctGAGCCCCGATTTTTCgctcgtttgaatttaacaaaaaagttattgatgTAGCCTAAGTTAGTCCTTATGaaatcagctatctgccagttaaaatcctgtcaaaatcggtctagccgttctaTAGTTtaaccgaaacaaacagacagacataaaaaattgtaaacaaagttatttcattaagtaaaaagcactaattttaatattagaaacacactccaattttattatacagggttattggtaactcgacgtaggTATATccggaggtgataggggtgactatttgcaataattttaacccccatatgcatgatccaaaagtcAACCATTTTTGATTTATcacgtttttttgtttttttcaaaattagtcaaaaatgtaacttcaaaaatgtattttaaaaaaaagtatcaattaaaatctatttttttttgttttgttttataaaaacgattaaacactggatattttttaatattttattaagtatgtcagtttagtaagtaagtttttttcgttgatttttatttttagttaattttgtgagaattttaaagagcgacttttagtacgaattcgtccATGTTCGACTACGAATGTCCACCAGCATACTTTCTGGTAATTTTATTGCGATTAATTGGAAATAATTCCTTTctgtttatacatttttggaaagctaagaaaacggttatgtttttaaaataatctgcaggccaagtttcataaagattttctagtttttaaggcatttatGAGgacaaaaaatcaaaaaaatatttaataaattcgttttccgtcccccgtttttaaatttggaccgataattattgtttaaacatttcaaaaatggttgacttttggattatgcatatgggggttaaaattattgtaaatagtcacccctatcacctcctaacggatatacgtcgcgttaccaataaccctgcaTATGTAGATTACAGATGTTAGACACATTCAGAAAATTGTTAACGAATTTGTAAGAAATTGTGAAACTACTAACactatttgaaaaatatcaaatattttaattgaatattgaattttatatatttcaaataaaaaagccagaacatatattttaattctatctTAAATCATTACAGCgcatgaataaattattaaagtaaaatgatCTGACCTTTTGAcgaaaattttagttttacttcAGTTTCATTTATGaacttaattttcattattctttATAACAAATAGATTAGGTTTTGGTATTACAATTTATCTaatgcaatatattatttatcttcagGTGAAGACCCTGCGACTCCAGTTACTAGCAGGGTCTCAAGGACCGGAGCAGCCGGCATACGGAGGTTATCCAAGCAATTATGGAAATCCTAACCCTTACACCGATAACTGGGCCAAGCCGTCCAGCAGTGGGACTAAAAGACGAGTGTACTTCCTTCTGTTTGTTGCGATAACCCAGCCGTTATTATCCTGGTGGTTAACGTACCACCTTGTCCCTTCAGCACCCTCAATACCACCAGCTCGATAGCGGGACAAAATAACCCATGGACATGCGATGGGTTGACCTTTTCAAGTGTCTGGATTCAATTTTAGTGCAGTGTGATATTGTTTATGTGTCAATAGCTAGTATTGTAATGAATTATGAAGATTTTGGACCtgtattttaccttttttacgTGAATAATAAGATAACAATCACTTTTTGTTTCCTTGTAGTTTGCAGTTATTGTAGTAATTTGCACAGGTATTTACAAATTTGGGAAATAATGCTTCGCTATAATCGGTACTTAAATAATAGTCAAGCGTTTAACTATAacagaacatatttttatacatatgttaaaaTAGACAATGTAGTATGAATCACTATAAATACTAGAATAAATATATGCGCTCACAGACGTTTCGATCTGACATATTAAAGGAAACTAAAAATGAATAAAGGCACTTcgaaataaactatataaaattaaaaatatatgtattgcagataaaatattaataaaacatatattatctgtgacGTTATGTGATAGAAATGGAATTAACTCGAAGCGGTAAAAATTTGGCGGGAATgattaatttctattaaacACTTAATTGTACTGTATACTCAATTTTTTTGGTACTTAGATTCAaattttaactatattaatacCGTGTAATaactatgtaaataataaagaaatattaaaatttcgttacgtagagtttttttttacgtCATTATCGGTCGTTGTTAAAATCATTTGTATGATTGGATGAGGCTAAGGTAATCCACAGATATATTTCTATCCTTAGTATAATGAATGTGAAAGTTATAACAAAAGTTGAAATAAacgatatagaaaaatatatggtCTTGCGGACAACAGATATGCTAAATACTTCTTTTTTACATGATACATAAGCTTAAACATTAGTCAAagatcaaaatatatacttgtTTATGTATCTGTGACCTAGGGTTAAAAGGACTGaatcacaaattaaataaaagacaaaaaaaaatgtttttgtattaatgTCATAAATACCAAAAGTATTCATGCAAAAAgggataaaacaaaaaactactaTGTTctttgtttactaaaaataagGTTTTCGATATACGTCCTTTTAGCACTAGGagttataaatagtaatactaattcaaaaatagatacatacctatttatattatgtattggaTGCAACGGTCATGACCAGAGTTCGATTGATATGAAAGAAAACAAGTCAGTGGttcgttttttttctattatttactattattactttattgtgAATGGTAAATTGTTCATAGGCGAACCTAATTAGAATATGTAATTAGAATTTCTAATTAGAATCAATTTACGTACCAAATTAATTCACTCTCAATATTTACACTTCTAACCATACAAGATCTGTCAAAATTAGAAAGCTTTGGTTAAATTAATACTGAAATAGAAAtgcacattttatatttataggtactTGATTTTTATCTGCAGTACTCTGTAGTTTACACACAATATTTTGAGCATATAAAACGATAAACCTTagagtttatatgtatatatataatttacttaactaggtaattctatattatatctccatttataatattaatgcttTTTTGTAACTTTGTGTTTGTAGTAGTTCCTGTAAGCAGGTCTTGGTGTTATCTGCAATTATTTGTACTTTATACtaatcaaagtaaaataaatgatacttttataaacccagttttttattaaataatatctttaggTATTTATAGGGTATAACATTTTCTATGCAATGTTCAAatgaatttcaattaataaaactcaATTACACAAATTGTAACGTTAGCCACTAAAgccaatcaaaaaaatattaactctaTTTAAGATAAGAATGGTAGGAAGATGATAACATAAAGAATGAGTCAAATGAAATAGCAGATTAAACCCacatactttaattataataatacgtgGGAGGCCTAAAACCGAAATATTAACAGTTAAATAGTATACAGGCCAATTTAAAGCAATCTTTGCTGAATGGcccatttataatttttttcaatagtgCTGAATCCAGCCAGCAATGCGCTATTTGCGTGCGACAGAGAAAGCTATAGACACTACCTTGACCTACTTTGCCCTGTACAAGCTAATAGTTATGTAGGTGGCGAAGATGACTTCGCGCCATATTTGAAATTGAAGGATATGAgttcgttttaaatatattttaggtttTGCTTAAAGTGAAATAAACTAActgtattcaaatttttttatcgaattttTACCGCTGAAGGaagcataatttttttatttgtatgattaATAATGCTTGATTACATGACCCATGTATTATTTTAGGACAAAAAGTAGTGGCGCAAAAACTAGTTTCACTAGTGCGAAGTTAGCTACGATTTCTGATTGGATAAGCAACGAACGACCTTgcgagtttttttatttatagtgatgtaaagtataaagttatttaaagttttagttttttttattctaatttattattatgtcagagtttttttttaaataaaaaaaaatcataaataaagtataatcaTATTTCATAAGCAATTACaattgtacttttaaatataaatatatttaactcaatACGATTctaaaaatgcaaaataaagCAAACAGTACAAATGAAACACAAACTCTGAAATAAAAGCAAGGAGGTAttgtaagataaataaattatttttaatttaaagtttactaaaattctcatatattatataaatttacaaaatgttcTCTCTTTTTAACCTTTAGTACATGGTAGTGCTAGTTTGAGCTACAGCATCTCACACAcaattgtatttgttattaaagaataaataaaattattttcttattttattaatttattcgtatttattacaattttttacatttgatattatgtagaaaaaataatttagattgaGGAACATTGCGCATCACTAAAGTAATCAGCTGGTTGCTGTCAAAGTCCAGCGCTGCCAACGCAACGAAAAAACAACTGCAGATAAGTTCACTCTGAGTATGCGCCATACACAACAGCCGCAGAGCAGTATCGACAAACGTTCACATTACATTTAGACGTAATAACTATAGTGTCACTTctcttcttatattttaataattagaccattcaaaatttaaatttcgttagTTTTAGTCGTTTAAGTGTTAAGTGtattcgattatttatttataatgtatagtGCAGTATCATTATACGCATTCTGAAGCAATTACGTAATGGGAATTATGCTAGAGAAGTTTATAGTATTGCCCTGAAATTCAACATGGCCGCTGACACAGGAATGGATACTTGCCCCAGTCCGGAAATCACGGACTCCAGAAAACGACCCCTCGATGGAGACTCAGAAAATGGGGACGTCAAGAGGTCGCACTTTAGCTCCGGTAAGTACCTGTACACCTGCAGTGGTCACTTTGTTTTTACTCGATTGCGTATTTGGCAAGTAAAGTTAACATTGACACAGCGAGTCGACCCTGCtatgtaaatgtaatacataCCTATACGGTCACCAACAAGATTCTTATCAGAATGTTACGTCGCTGTTATCAGTTTGAcctatttaatgacaataaTATAACGATTACGAGTGTAATATgtctaaatattgtaaaaattaacttaatatgaTCGAACAATCTAAAATATAGCTAATAAGTTCTGCTACGACAAACAAGTATGATTCTCGATAAAAGTGaacattaaaattaaggttTATCGGAGGCGTCGATAAGCGCGCgctattttgtatgtaatatattatttaattgaatgcaATGTTAAAAGTGAGTGGTTGTTTTTTAGTTCA from Vanessa cardui chromosome 20, ilVanCard2.1, whole genome shotgun sequence encodes:
- the LOC124538227 gene encoding protein YIF1B, whose product is MNFNASRNVGQASGPRKAKRVSDVSVMGAPSPVQAFSPPGTFEQGYAPAGPPPPYQQGIQLDPNQDFGSPAPAPAPPGNFGYMPGYPQTMPTPANIGSMIQQPIIQDMAMQYGNQLAAQGREAVSRELGRFVPVSRLRYYFAVDTRYVLRKLILILFPYTHKEWMVKYDQESPVQPRYDVNAPDLYIPSMGYVTYVLLAGFMLGIQHRFSPEQISIQASSALAYIIFEMVLYLMTLYITNTTTALKTLDLLAFSGYKYTTMIASLLAALLLGSMGYYCSLVYCSLALSFFLVKTLRLQLLAGSQGPEQPAYGGYPSNYGNPNPYTDNWAKPSSSGTKRRVYFLLFVAITQPLLSWWLTYHLVPSAPSIPPAR